Within the Magnetospirillum sp. ME-1 genome, the region GTGACATGGCTGAGTTCGTGAACCTCGGCCAGCAGCGTCTTGTAATGGCCCGGCTCGCGCGGGGTGTGGGTCACCAGCGAGACGATGGCCCCCCAATGGCCCGGCCCGATCTGCCAGAGATGAAGATCGGACAGCCGGTTGTCGGCATCGCCCTCGATGGCGGCGCGGACTTCCTCCGGCAGCTCCCGGTCGTCGCTGTGATCCAGCAAGACCGAACCGGTCTTGCGCATCAAGCCCCAGGCCCATTTGCCGATGACGGCGGCCCCGACCAATCCCATCATGGGATCCATCCACCACCACCCCAGATATTTCCCCAGCAGCAGGGCGGCGATGGCCAACACCGAGGTGAGGACGTCTGCCAGGACATGGATATAGGCGGCCTGGAGATTGTGGTCGTGATGGTCGCGATGATGGTCGTGATCGTGGTGGTGGCCGCAGTGATCATGGTCGTCGCCGAGGCCGTGTCCGCCCAAAATCCCGGCGCTGACCACGTTGACGACCAACCCGATGACGGCGACCATCAGGGCCTCGTCGAAGGCGATGGCTTGGACCGTCATCAGGCGGTTTGCCGATTCCCACACCATCAGCAGCGCCACCATGCAAAGGATAATGGCGCTGGTAAAGCCGCCCAGCGTCCCGACCTTGCCGGTGCCGAAGGTAAAGCGCTGGTCGTCGGCGTGACTGCGGGCGAAGGTATAGGCGAAGGCGGCGATTCCCAAGGCCCCGGCATGGGTGGACATATGCCAGCCGTCGGCCAGCAGTGCCATGGAGTTGAAGATCGTGCCCGCCGCGATCTCGGCCACCATCATGACGATGGTCAGAGCCACCACGATCTTGGTCCGACGTTCGGCGGATGCTTCCAGGCCCGATTGGAAATGGTGGCTGTGTTGCCATGACGACAGATTGTGAACATGCATGATCGCCCCTCCATCCCTAGGCAAGCCTCTGTTTCAAGGTATTCGACGACGAGGATAAGCCCATGCCGTCCTCGGACCTCTGAGTAACGCCGGCCTTCAGCAAGCGCAATCCATTGAAGGCCACCAGAAGGGCCGCTCCCATATCCGCCGCGATGGCTCCCCACAGGGTCGCGATGTCCAAAATCGCCAGCACCATGAACACCGCCTTCAGGGTGATGGCGAAACCGATATTCTGGCGGATGACCGTCATCATCCGGCGGGAATGGCCGATCAGCCAGGCCAACCTGGTCAGATCGTCGGACATCAGCGCCAGATCCGAGGTTTCGATGGCGGTATCGGTTCCGGCGGCCCCCATGGCGATACCCAGGGACGACCGGGCCATGGCGGGGGCGTCGTTGACTCCGTCTCCCACCATGGCGACGGTTCCGAATTGCCGGGCGAGATCGTCCATGGCCTCGCTTTTGTCCTCGGGCAGCAGTTCCGCCAGGACGAGATCGAAGCCCAGGGCAGCGGCTACCCGCTCGCCGGTGGCGGCGTTGTCTCCGGTCAGCATGATCAGTTTGCCCACCCCGGCCCGGCGCAGGCCCGCCAGCGCCGTCGCAGCTTCCGGACGAATGGGATCGGACAGGGCGATCAGCCCGCGTACCCCGGCGGCATCCCCCACCGCCACCACCGACCGCCCCCCTTCCGCCAAGGCCAGGGCCGCCTCGCGCACGGCAGGCGTCTCGGCACCCCGCTCCATCGCGTAACGATGGGAGCCCAGCCACACCGCCTCGCCATCGACGACCCCGCACATCCCCTTGCCGGGCAGGGACTGGACGGATTCGGCCGGAGTCGGAGCAATGCCCCCGGCGGCGGCGTGATCGAGGATGGCCCGGCCCAGCGGGTGGGTGCTGCGCGCCTCCAGCGCCGCCGCAAGCCGCAAGATGCGGCCCTCGTCGCCGCCGTCCAGCGCCATCACCCGTTCGACACCGGGGCGGCCCGAAGTCACGGTTCCCGTCTTGTCGAAGGCGATGGCGGACAGCCGCGACGCCGTTTCAAGATATTCCCCGCCCTTGACCAGCACACCGGCCCGCGCCGCCGAGGCCATGGCGGCCACCACCGTCAGCGGCGTCGAGATCACCAGGGCGCAGGGGCATGAAATGACCAGCAACACCAACGAGCGGTAGATCCATTCGGACCAGTCCAGGCCGAGCGCCAGCGGCGGCAGCACCGCCACCGCCACGGCACCGGCCAGGACGACGGGGGTATAGATCGCGGCGAAGCGATCGACCCAGCGCTCCACCTTGGATCGCTTGCCCTGGGCCTCCTCCACCAGCCGGGCCACCTTGGCCAGGGTAGTTTCACCGGCCGGCTTAAGGTTTTGCACCTCCAAGACGCCGTCGGCATTGATGGTGCCCGCGAAAACCTCCGTGCCCACGCTTTTCAGCACCGGCACGCTTTCCCCGGTGATCGGCGCCTGATCCACCATGCTTTCGCCCACCAGGACGCGGCCGTCCAGGGGAATGCGTTCACCCGGCAGCACGACGAAGACGGCCCCCACGGGTACATCCTCTGGCGCCACCAGGGATTCGGCTCCGTCGGTTCCCTTTACCCGCGCCATGGGCGGGGTGAGGTCCATCAGCGAGGCGATAGCCCGGCGGGCGCGCTCGGCGCTCCAGCTCTCCAGCGCCAGGGACAGCGCGAACAGCGCCGAAACGGTAGCCGCCTCCATCCAGTCCCCCAGTGCCATGGCACCGAAGACCGCGACGCTCATCAACAAATTCATGTCCGGCCGCAGCGAGCGAACGGCATGCAGTGCCTTGGGCAGCACCATCCACAAACCCACCGCCACGGCCACGGCCTCGGCGATCTGGGCGGGGAGCGGCACTTTGACCGCCTGGTCGAGAATCAGCCCCAGCAGCGCGGCGCCGCCGCTGAGCCCCGCCAGAACCGCCTGAAGCAACCGGCGCGAGGAATTGGCCTTGTCGCGCTCGGCCACGCTGGTGCGTTCCCACGGCTCCGCCCCCATTCCCGTGCGCGAAACGGCGGCGATCACCGCGTCGGCGTCGATATCGGCCCGGACGATCATCTTGCCGTTGAGCAGATCGAAGCTCAGGCGCTCGTCCCCCCCGGCCAGCGGGCCGACGGCCGCCTTCAGCGTCCGCACCTCCTCGACGCAGCACATGCCGGTGATGCGGAAGGCCCGGGACTTACCCGGCCGAGGCGGCTGGAGCGCCGCAGTGGGAAGAACCGCTGACGCGCCCCCGCCGCAACATTTGCTGGTGCAGCAAGATTTGGCTTCCGACATGACCCGAACTCCTTCGACGCGGTCCGTGATCGCGCTGGACAATCACCCGATTCAAGTGGAGCATGGACCCTGGAGCCACTACAGAGTCAACGGAAAATCATGACGCTTCAGCCCTTCAATATCGGCGGCCTCAGCCGGCAGACCGGCGTCAACATCGAAACCATCCGCTATTACGAGAAGATCGGGCTACTGCCGCCGCCGGCACGGAGCCAGGGCGGCTTTCGTCAATATGAGGACCACCATCTTCAGCGGCTCCGCTTCATTCGCCGGGGCCGCGATCTGGGCTTTTCCATCGATTCCATCCGTGCCCTGCTGACTCTGGCCGAACGACCCGATTCCCCGTGCGAAGGTGCCGATCAGATGGTTCTCCTCCATCTTGACGAGGTGGAACGCAAAATTGCCGACCTCACCCTTTTGCGCGACGAATTGCGGAAGATGAAGAATTGCTGCGGACAGGTGGTCGCCCAATGCCAGATCATCGGCTCACTGACCGCCCCCGGCTCCGCACAGCAGGACGCTATATGACCGCGACGGCAGCGAAACGCGCGGTTGCGCTCTCGCGCTTTGCCAACCTCTCCCTTGATGGTACCGTTCCCCCTGAACCGGCAGGAAAAATCGGATGAGACGGCCATGATTTCTCGAATCGAACAACGTTGCATCGACAAGAACATGAAGATGACCGGCCAGCGCCGGGTCATCGCCCGCGTCCTGTCCGAGTCCTCCGACCATCCGGATGTGGAGGAAGTCTACCGCCGGGCGGCCGAGATCGATCCCCATATCAGCATCGCCACGGTCTATCGCACCGTGCGGCTGTTCGAGGAAACGGCCATCTTGAAGCGGCACGATTTCGGCGACGGCCGCGCCCGCTACGAAGAAGCTGACGGTGATCACCACGATCACCTGATCGACCTGAAAACCGGCAAGGTCATCGAATTCTCCAGCGAGGAGATCGAATCCCTGCAAAAGGAAATCGCCACGCGCTACGGCTACCGGGTCGTGGGCCACCGCCTGGAGCTGTTCGGAGTTCCGCTGGCCGCCGACGAAACCGCCGACTGAGGCGGGCGCCCCCCCCTCAAGCGGCACGGCAATCCGCGCGGCTCATCGGGGGCGATGCGAATACCCATTGACAATGAGTGGCAATTGCGGCTTTCTGTAGATGCGATTTGTTCGCAATCACAGCCGAGGAGATGCCCCATGAGCCGTCAAGCCGCCACCTTCTCTCCTTCCGCCGGGTCCCGCGCGGTCGTTCGTTCCACCGTCGCCGGTGCCGGTGGCGCCGTGGCGGCGGGAACCGCCAAGGCCGCGGGCTTCCTGACCATGGGCAAGATGGCCGGTGTCGGCTTGGGAGCCCTAGCCGGCGGTCCGCTGGGCGCCGCCGTCGCCGTCGGCTTGATGGCCGGTCTGATCTTCGGATCCGCCGCCGCCCGTCACCGTCGGGTCTGAACCCCTTCCGATGGAACTAAACTGCCCGCCGCCCATGGCGCGGGCGGCCCCTCTCTCGCTCAGGCCCGTGCCGCGGCGGCGGGTGCCGGGCTGACGAACAGGCGGATGTCGCGGGCGTGGGGGATTTCCTCCTGGATGCGCCGGCGTACCGCCTCGGCCACCATGGAACTGTCCTTGATGCGCAGATTGGGATCGACCCGCAGGCGGATGTCGAACTGCACGTCCTCGCCCACATGGCGACCGCGCAGGAAATAGATGCTGTGGACCATGGGCGTGTCCATGGCCACCTGCCAGGCGGTCTGCAGCAATTCCGTATCCACCGAGCTGTCCATCAGGCCGTGGATCGAGGTTCCGATCAGTTCCAGGCCGATGCGTCCCACCAGGGCCGAGACGCCGATGGCCGCGATGGTGTCGGCGATGGGAAAGCCGATCACCGAGGCGATCACGCCGACCATCACCGCCGCCGACGAGATGGCGTCGGACCGGTTGTCCCAGGCATTGGCGATGATGGCCGGGCTGTTGTTTTCGTTGCCCACGCAGATCTGGTAGCGATACATCAGCTCGTTGACGATCACCGTCACCGACGCCCCAACCGCCGCGAAGATGCTCGGCGCCTCGTAGGTCCCCGAGATCAGCTTCATCACCGAGCCGTACATCAAGAAGCTGGCCCCGATCAGCAGCAAGGAGCCCACGATGGACGACGAGATGTATTGGATGTTGCCGTAGCCGAACGGATAGCGCTCATCCGCTGGCTTGTTCGAAATCTTCAAGCTGAGCTGGGTCACCCCGCTGGCCACCACGTCCGCCCCCGAATGCAACGAATCCGCCACCAGCGCCACGCTGCCGCTCATCAGCCCGAGGACCCCCTTGAACAGGGTCATGCAGATGTCGGCGGTAAAGGCCCACCACACCACTTCCTCGCGGCAATCCCTGCAATTTTCGAACTTCATCGGTTCATGTAATCCACAAGATTGGAGCCCAGGATACGATAATTATCGCCCACCTTCTTCGCCTTGATCGTCCCCGAACGAATCAGGCCCAGCACCTCGAGACGGTCCATCCCCAGCAATTGCGAGGCTTCCGCGCTGCTGTAGATCCGGTGCGGCAAGATCTCCTCGCCGAAGATCTTGTCCACCAGCACCATGGCGCCCTGCACGAAGGTCACCAGCGCGCTCCCCTTGATCACCGCCGTCCAGATCATTTCTTGATGTCCTGCGCATGGTTGAGAGGCAACAGTTCCTGGAACAGCTGCGGCGTGATGATCGGCGTGTCGCCCGCCGGCTTTTCCTGGAAATACTCCGCCCGCTTGAACCCGGTGATGAACGCCAGATAGTTCCACGGCCACTTGGTGATCTCGATGTTGTAGGTCGAGGCGGCGGCGTTGTAATCCTCCCGACGCGTCGCGATGCGGTCTTCCATCTCCACCAGCGACGTCATCATATGCTTGTAGGTGTCCACCGACTGGATGGTCGGATACTGCTCCACCACCGCCATCAAACGGCCCAGCGCATTGCCGAAGCCTCCGTCGGCCCC harbors:
- a CDS encoding heavy metal translocating P-type ATPase, coding for MSEAKSCCTSKCCGGGASAVLPTAALQPPRPGKSRAFRITGMCCVEEVRTLKAAVGPLAGGDERLSFDLLNGKMIVRADIDADAVIAAVSRTGMGAEPWERTSVAERDKANSSRRLLQAVLAGLSGGAALLGLILDQAVKVPLPAQIAEAVAVAVGLWMVLPKALHAVRSLRPDMNLLMSVAVFGAMALGDWMEAATVSALFALSLALESWSAERARRAIASLMDLTPPMARVKGTDGAESLVAPEDVPVGAVFVVLPGERIPLDGRVLVGESMVDQAPITGESVPVLKSVGTEVFAGTINADGVLEVQNLKPAGETTLAKVARLVEEAQGKRSKVERWVDRFAAIYTPVVLAGAVAVAVLPPLALGLDWSEWIYRSLVLLVISCPCALVISTPLTVVAAMASAARAGVLVKGGEYLETASRLSAIAFDKTGTVTSGRPGVERVMALDGGDEGRILRLAAALEARSTHPLGRAILDHAAAGGIAPTPAESVQSLPGKGMCGVVDGEAVWLGSHRYAMERGAETPAVREAALALAEGGRSVVAVGDAAGVRGLIALSDPIRPEAATALAGLRRAGVGKLIMLTGDNAATGERVAAALGFDLVLAELLPEDKSEAMDDLARQFGTVAMVGDGVNDAPAMARSSLGIAMGAAGTDTAIETSDLALMSDDLTRLAWLIGHSRRMMTVIRQNIGFAITLKAVFMVLAILDIATLWGAIAADMGAALLVAFNGLRLLKAGVTQRSEDGMGLSSSSNTLKQRLA
- the mamB gene encoding magnetosome biogenesis CDF transporter MamB, producing the protein MKFENCRDCREEVVWWAFTADICMTLFKGVLGLMSGSVALVADSLHSGADVVASGVTQLSLKISNKPADERYPFGYGNIQYISSSIVGSLLLIGASFLMYGSVMKLISGTYEAPSIFAAVGASVTVIVNELMYRYQICVGNENNSPAIIANAWDNRSDAISSAAVMVGVIASVIGFPIADTIAAIGVSALVGRIGLELIGTSIHGLMDSSVDTELLQTAWQVAMDTPMVHSIYFLRGRHVGEDVQFDIRLRVDPNLRIKDSSMVAEAVRRRIQEEIPHARDIRLFVSPAPAAAARA
- a CDS encoding MerR family transcriptional regulator; this encodes MTLQPFNIGGLSRQTGVNIETIRYYEKIGLLPPPARSQGGFRQYEDHHLQRLRFIRRGRDLGFSIDSIRALLTLAERPDSPCEGADQMVLLHLDEVERKIADLTLLRDELRKMKNCCGQVVAQCQIIGSLTAPGSAQQDAI
- a CDS encoding Fur family transcriptional regulator, whose amino-acid sequence is MISRIEQRCIDKNMKMTGQRRVIARVLSESSDHPDVEEVYRRAAEIDPHISIATVYRTVRLFEETAILKRHDFGDGRARYEEADGDHHDHLIDLKTGKVIEFSSEEIESLQKEIATRYGYRVVGHRLELFGVPLAADETAD
- the mamR gene encoding magnetosome protein MamR is translated as MIWTAVIKGSALVTFVQGAMVLVDKIFGEEILPHRIYSSAEASQLLGMDRLEVLGLIRSGTIKAKKVGDNYRILGSNLVDYMNR
- the dmeF gene encoding CDF family Co(II)/Ni(II) efflux transporter DmeF, with protein sequence MHVHNLSSWQHSHHFQSGLEASAERRTKIVVALTIVMMVAEIAAGTIFNSMALLADGWHMSTHAGALGIAAFAYTFARSHADDQRFTFGTGKVGTLGGFTSAIILCMVALLMVWESANRLMTVQAIAFDEALMVAVIGLVVNVVSAGILGGHGLGDDHDHCGHHHDHDHHRDHHDHNLQAAYIHVLADVLTSVLAIAALLLGKYLGWWWMDPMMGLVGAAVIGKWAWGLMRKTGSVLLDHSDDRELPEEVRAAIEGDADNRLSDLHLWQIGPGHWGAIVSLVTHTPREPGHYKTLLAEVHELSHVTVEVHPCDGASCG